The Impatiens glandulifera chromosome 8, dImpGla2.1, whole genome shotgun sequence genome includes a window with the following:
- the LOC124911209 gene encoding tubulin alpha-5 chain-like has translation MREIISIHIGQAGIQVGNSCWELYCLEHGIQPDGMMPSDTTLGSGHDAFNTFFSETGAGKHVPRAIFVDLEPTVIDEVRTGTYRQLFHPEQLISGKEDAANNFARGHYTVGKEIVDLCLDRVRKLADNCTGLQGFLVFNAVGGGTGSGLGSLLLERLSVDYGKKSKLGFSIYPSPQVSTAVVEPYNSVLSTHSLLEHTDVAVLLDNEAIYDICRRSLDIERPTYTNLNRLISQIISSLTTSLRFDGAINVDITEFQTNLVPYPRIHFMLSSYAPVISAEKAYHEQLSVPEITNAVFEPSSMMAKCDPRHGKYMACCLMYRGDVVPKDVNAAVATIKTKRTVQFVDWCPTGFKCGINYQPPSVVPGGDLAKVQRAVCMISNNTAVAEVFSRIDHKFDLMYAKRAFVHWYVGEGMEEGEFSEAREDLAALEKDYEEVGAEAVDEEDEGEDY, from the exons AtgagagaaatcataagcattcACATTGGACAAGCAGGAATCCAGGTCGGGAACTCTTGTTGGGAGCTTTACTGTCTCGAACATGGAATTCAGCCTGACGGCATGATGCCTAG TGACACAACTTTAGGTTCTGGTCATGATGCCTTCAATACTTTCTTCAGTGAGACTGGTGCAGGGAAACATGTTCCCAGAGCAATATTTGTCGATCTAGAACCAACTGTTATTGATGAAGTTAGAACAGGGACTTACCGCCAACTTTTCCATCCCGAACAACTTATATCTGGAAAGGAAGATGCTGCTAATAACTTTGCAAGAGGTCACTATACAG TTGGAAAGGAGATTGTTGATTTGTGCCTTGATCGAGTGAGGAAGTTAGCTGATAACTGCACTGGTTTACAaggatttttggtttttaatgCTGTTGGCGGTGGTACTGGTTCTGGCTTGGGTTCCTTATTGTTGGAACGATTGTCAGTAGATTATGGAAAGAAGTCAAAGCTTGGATTTTCCATATATCCGTCACCACAG GTTTCAACTGCTGTTGTGGAACCATATAATAGTGTTCTATCAACGCATTCGCTTCTTGAGCACACAGATGTAGCTGTGCTCTTGGACAATGAAGCAATTTACGATATATGTCGAAGATCCCTAGATATTGAGAGACCAACATATACGAATCTGAATCGATTGATATCTCAAATCATATCATCATTGACGACTTCATTAAGATTTGATGGGGCCATTAATGTTGATATCACAGAATTCCAGACTAACCTTGTGCCATACCCACGTATTCATTTCATGCTTTCATCTTATGCACCTGTAATATCTGCTGAGAAAGCTTATCATGAACAATTATCTGTCCCGGAGATAACCAATGCAGTTTTTGAGCCATCAAGCATGATGGCAAAATGTGACCCAAGGCATGGTAAATACATGGCCTGTTGTTTGATGTATAGAGGAGATGTGGTTCCTAAGGATGTTAATGCTGCCGTTGCCACTATCAAGACCAAACGAACTGTTCAATTTGTTGATTG GTGCCCAACTGGATTCAAATGTGGGATCAACTATCAGCCTCCCTCTGTGGTCCCTGGAGGAGATCTTGCCAAGGTACAACGTGCAGTGTGCATGATCAGCAACAACACGGCAGTTGCAGAGGTATTCTCGCGGATTGACCACAAGTTTGATCTAATGTATGCCAAGAGGGCTTTCGTTCATTGGTATGTTGGCGAAGGCATGGAGGAAGGAGAATTCTCTGAGGCCCGCGAAGACTTGGCTGCCCTTGAGAAAGATTATGAGGAAGTTGGTGCTGAAGCagttgatgaagaagatgaaggcGAAGACTATTAA